In Isoptericola jiangsuensis, the following proteins share a genomic window:
- a CDS encoding D-alanine--D-alanine ligase family protein, with the protein MSQTQPEDPARKPRVALLFGGRSGEHAISAATAAGVLGAIDRDRYDVVPVGITRTGRWVVAEDRVERWQIADGRLPEVTADDGAEVVLSLTTGEKALRVLAPGEVPAVLGDVDVVFPLLHGPFGEDGTVQGLLELADVHYVGAGVLASAVGMDKHFMKLVLAGHGLPVGPYEVLKPHEWTADPAACTERVARLGLPLFVKPARAGSSLGITRVDDLADLPAAVEAAREHDPKVVVEAGIVGREIECAVLGGRRGERARASLPGEIVVDDTHAFYDFEAKYLDEAHVQLSCPADLPDDVTARVRDLAVRTFEAVEAEGLSRVDVFVTPDHEVVVNEINTMPGFTPFSMYPRMWEATGVTYPELVDELISLALERPTGLR; encoded by the coding sequence ATGTCCCAGACGCAGCCTGAAGACCCCGCGCGCAAGCCGCGCGTCGCCCTCCTCTTCGGAGGCCGCTCCGGCGAGCACGCGATCTCCGCGGCCACCGCCGCGGGCGTGCTCGGCGCGATCGACCGCGACCGCTACGACGTCGTGCCGGTCGGCATCACGCGCACCGGCCGGTGGGTCGTGGCCGAGGACCGGGTCGAGCGCTGGCAGATCGCCGACGGCCGCCTCCCCGAGGTCACCGCCGACGACGGGGCCGAGGTCGTGCTGTCCCTCACCACGGGCGAGAAGGCGCTGCGCGTCCTCGCCCCCGGCGAGGTCCCCGCCGTCCTCGGCGACGTCGACGTCGTCTTCCCGCTGCTGCACGGGCCGTTCGGCGAGGACGGCACCGTCCAGGGGCTCCTCGAGCTCGCCGACGTCCACTACGTCGGCGCGGGCGTGCTCGCCTCCGCCGTCGGCATGGACAAGCACTTCATGAAGCTCGTGCTCGCCGGGCACGGGCTGCCCGTCGGCCCCTACGAGGTCCTCAAGCCCCACGAGTGGACCGCCGACCCCGCCGCCTGCACCGAGCGCGTCGCCCGGCTCGGGCTGCCCCTGTTCGTCAAGCCCGCCCGCGCCGGGTCGTCCCTCGGTATCACCCGCGTCGACGACCTCGCCGACCTGCCCGCCGCCGTGGAGGCCGCCCGCGAGCACGACCCGAAGGTCGTCGTCGAGGCCGGGATCGTCGGCCGCGAGATCGAGTGCGCCGTCCTCGGCGGACGCCGCGGCGAGCGCGCCCGCGCCTCCCTGCCCGGCGAGATCGTCGTCGACGACACCCACGCCTTCTACGACTTCGAGGCCAAGTACCTCGACGAGGCCCACGTGCAGCTCTCCTGCCCGGCCGACCTGCCCGACGACGTCACCGCGCGCGTCCGCGACCTCGCCGTGCGCACCTTCGAGGCGGTCGAGGCCGAGGGGCTGTCCCGCGTGGACGTCTTCGTCACGCCCGACCACGAGGTCGTCGTCAACGAGATCAACACGATGCCCGGCTTCACGCCGTTCTCCATGTACCCGCGTATGTGGGAGGCGACCGGCGTCACCTACCCCGAGCTGGTCGACGAGCTCATCAGCCTCGCGCTGGAACGGCCCACCGGCCTGCGCTGA
- a CDS encoding AMP-binding protein, whose protein sequence is MVIRSPHPDVEIPDVSLYDFLFASLTEADLARTAVVDGPTGATTSYGELRAQVDALAGAFAARGHRPGDVVALHCPNVPAFVAVFHGLLRAGITVTTINALASGAEVAKQLAASGATALVTVSALLPAAQGGADAVGLARDAVVVLDGAEGHPGLRDLLTAGAPAPDVTLDPATHLAVLPYSSGTTGLPKGVMLTHRNLVANVLQAEPFIPLTPDDVIPAVLPFFHIYGMTVLMNGALYQRSTVVTLPRFDLAEYLRVVAEHRATVLFVAPPIALAVAKHPLAAQADLSSVRLMMSGAAPFDEHLAALVGERLPQASVTQGYGMSEMSPVSHTIPVGRDDLSPGSIGLLVPNMLARVVDPATGEEIDVPAEGMSAPGELLCAGPNVMVGYLGDEQSTRDTITADGFLHTGDIVTVDADGAFYVVDRLKELIKYKGYQVPPAELEALLLAHPQIADAAVVGVPDGAGEEVPKAFVVVADGAALTADDVMAYVAAQVAPYKKVRLVEFTHVIPKSAAGKILRKELRAA, encoded by the coding sequence TTGGTCATCCGCAGCCCGCACCCCGACGTCGAGATCCCGGACGTCTCGCTCTACGACTTCCTGTTCGCCTCCCTCACCGAGGCCGACCTCGCCAGGACCGCCGTCGTCGACGGACCCACCGGTGCCACCACCAGCTACGGCGAGCTGCGCGCCCAGGTCGACGCCCTCGCCGGCGCGTTCGCCGCCCGCGGGCACCGGCCCGGCGACGTCGTGGCGCTGCACTGCCCGAACGTCCCCGCGTTCGTCGCCGTCTTCCACGGCCTGCTGCGCGCCGGGATCACCGTCACCACGATCAACGCGCTCGCGTCCGGCGCCGAGGTCGCCAAGCAGCTCGCCGCGTCCGGGGCGACCGCCCTGGTCACCGTGTCCGCCCTGCTCCCCGCCGCCCAGGGGGGCGCGGACGCCGTCGGGCTGGCGCGCGACGCCGTCGTCGTCCTCGACGGGGCCGAGGGGCACCCGGGGCTGCGCGACCTGCTCACCGCGGGCGCCCCCGCGCCCGACGTCACCCTCGACCCCGCCACCCACCTCGCCGTGCTGCCCTACTCGTCCGGCACGACCGGGCTCCCCAAGGGCGTGATGCTCACCCACCGCAACCTCGTGGCGAACGTCCTGCAGGCCGAGCCCTTCATCCCGCTCACCCCCGACGACGTCATCCCCGCCGTCCTGCCGTTCTTCCACATCTACGGGATGACCGTGCTCATGAACGGGGCGCTGTACCAGCGCTCCACCGTCGTGACGCTGCCGCGGTTCGACCTCGCGGAGTACCTGCGGGTCGTCGCCGAGCACCGCGCCACCGTCCTGTTCGTCGCGCCACCCATCGCGCTCGCCGTCGCCAAGCACCCCCTCGCCGCCCAGGCCGACCTGTCCAGCGTCCGCCTCATGATGTCCGGCGCCGCGCCGTTCGACGAGCACCTGGCCGCCCTCGTCGGGGAGCGGCTCCCGCAGGCGAGCGTCACCCAGGGCTACGGCATGAGCGAGATGTCGCCCGTCTCCCACACGATCCCCGTGGGTCGCGACGACCTCTCGCCCGGCTCGATCGGCCTGCTCGTGCCCAACATGCTCGCGCGCGTCGTCGACCCCGCCACCGGCGAGGAGATCGACGTGCCCGCCGAGGGCATGAGCGCACCCGGCGAGCTGCTGTGCGCCGGCCCGAACGTCATGGTCGGGTACCTCGGCGACGAGCAGTCCACGCGCGACACGATCACCGCCGACGGGTTCCTGCACACCGGCGACATCGTCACCGTCGACGCCGACGGCGCGTTCTACGTCGTCGACCGGCTCAAGGAGCTCATCAAGTACAAGGGCTACCAGGTGCCGCCCGCCGAGCTCGAGGCCCTGCTGCTCGCGCACCCGCAGATCGCCGACGCCGCCGTCGTGGGCGTGCCCGACGGCGCCGGCGAGGAGGTGCCCAAGGCGTTCGTCGTCGTCGCCGACGGCGCCGCGCTCACCGCCGACGACGTCATGGCGTACGTCGCCGCCCAGGTCGCCCCCTACAAGAAGGTCCGCCTCGTCGAGTTCACGCACGTCATCCCGAAGTCCGCCGCGGGCAAGATCCTGCGCAAGGAGCTGCGCGCGGCCTGA
- a CDS encoding acyl-CoA dehydrogenase family protein, which yields MTSTLPDDLLASVRGRAAIHDRENTFFADDLADLRDAGYLGALVPRSLGGAGLTLREVCHEQARLAGAAPATALAVNMHHVWTGVGRYLHERGDDSLDWLLADAARGEVFGFGYSEAGNDLVLLGSRTEARPDGEGGYTFHGRKIFTSNSPGWTRLGVMGLDSTTDPDDPRIVHAFLTRDGGGFEILDDWDTLGMRASQSCTTLLDGAHAPADRVLRRLPPGPSLDPYVLGIFTSFEVLLSSVYAGIADRALALAVETVGRRTSMKTGRAYSQDPDIRWRIATAALAQDGVWPQIDGVAGAIDALEDRGARWFRDTAGLKVRVTETARQVVDEAIRCSGGSTYFNRSELGRLYRDVLAGIFHPSDDESAHSTVAQSLLGPVEA from the coding sequence ATGACCTCGACGCTCCCCGACGACCTGCTCGCGTCCGTCCGCGGCCGCGCCGCCATCCACGACCGCGAGAACACGTTCTTCGCCGACGACCTGGCGGACCTGCGGGACGCCGGCTACCTCGGCGCCCTGGTGCCGCGCTCCCTGGGCGGCGCCGGGCTCACGCTGCGCGAGGTGTGCCACGAGCAGGCCCGCCTGGCCGGGGCCGCCCCCGCCACGGCGCTCGCCGTGAACATGCACCACGTGTGGACGGGCGTGGGCCGCTACCTGCACGAGCGCGGCGACGACTCCCTCGACTGGCTGCTCGCCGACGCCGCCCGGGGCGAGGTGTTCGGCTTCGGCTACTCCGAGGCGGGCAACGACCTCGTGCTGCTCGGCTCGCGCACCGAGGCCCGCCCCGACGGCGAGGGCGGGTACACGTTCCACGGCCGCAAGATCTTCACCTCCAACTCCCCCGGCTGGACGCGCCTCGGCGTCATGGGGCTCGACTCCACGACCGACCCCGACGACCCGCGCATCGTCCACGCGTTCCTCACCCGCGACGGCGGCGGGTTCGAGATCCTCGACGACTGGGACACCCTCGGCATGCGGGCCTCGCAGTCGTGCACGACCCTGCTCGACGGCGCCCACGCGCCCGCCGACCGGGTGCTGCGGCGCCTGCCCCCCGGCCCGAGCCTCGACCCGTACGTCCTGGGCATCTTCACGAGCTTCGAGGTCCTGCTGTCGTCGGTCTACGCCGGCATCGCGGACCGCGCGCTGGCGCTCGCCGTCGAGACGGTGGGACGCCGCACCTCCATGAAGACCGGCAGGGCGTACTCCCAGGACCCGGACATCCGGTGGCGGATCGCGACCGCGGCGCTCGCCCAGGACGGCGTGTGGCCGCAGATCGACGGTGTCGCCGGCGCGATCGACGCCCTGGAGGACCGGGGCGCCCGCTGGTTCCGCGACACCGCGGGACTCAAGGTGCGGGTCACCGAGACGGCCCGGCAGGTCGTCGACGAGGCGATCCGCTGCTCCGGCGGGTCGACGTACTTCAACCGCTCCGAGCTCGGCCGCCTGTACCGCGACGTGCTGGCCGGGATCTTCCACCCGAGCGACGACGAGTCCGCGCACTCGACCGTCGCGCAGTCCCTCCTCGGCCCCGTCGAGGCGTAG
- a CDS encoding TetR/AcrR family transcriptional regulator, protein MAATRALTRDRVLDAAVALADDDGLAALTMRGVAARLGVEAMSLYHHLPGKKDELLDGLIDVVAAQVAAALADRPPAEDGEGAWVAEVRARCLAARTVMLAHPWAPPLLASRSGIRPAVFQLYEDVLGVMVRGGCSYHLAHRAMHALGSMVLGFTQELFAPGGGDDAEATEAETEAMAAALPYTAAMVAAEVHAAGDPTLGWCDSQTEFEFTLDLLLGGLERARVAGRL, encoded by the coding sequence ATGGCCGCCACCCGGGCGCTGACCCGTGACCGCGTGCTCGACGCCGCCGTCGCGCTCGCGGACGACGACGGCCTCGCCGCGCTCACCATGCGCGGCGTCGCCGCACGCCTCGGCGTCGAGGCGATGTCGCTCTACCACCACCTGCCCGGCAAGAAGGACGAGCTGCTGGACGGTCTGATCGACGTCGTCGCCGCCCAGGTCGCCGCGGCGCTCGCCGACCGGCCGCCGGCCGAGGACGGCGAGGGGGCGTGGGTCGCCGAGGTCCGCGCGCGGTGCCTCGCCGCGCGGACCGTCATGCTCGCCCACCCGTGGGCGCCGCCGCTCCTGGCGTCGCGCAGCGGCATCCGCCCCGCCGTCTTCCAGCTCTACGAGGACGTCCTCGGGGTCATGGTGCGCGGCGGCTGCTCGTACCACCTGGCGCACCGCGCCATGCACGCGCTCGGCAGCATGGTCCTCGGGTTCACCCAGGAGCTGTTCGCCCCCGGAGGGGGCGACGACGCCGAGGCCACCGAGGCGGAGACCGAGGCCATGGCCGCGGCCCTGCCCTACACGGCCGCCATGGTCGCCGCGGAGGTGCACGCCGCCGGCGACCCCACGCTCGGCTGGTGCGACAGCCAGACCGAGTTCGAGTTCACGCTCGACCTGCTGCTGGGCGGGCTGGAGCGGGCGCGGGTCGCCGGGCGCCTCTGA
- a CDS encoding DUF4386 domain-containing protein — protein MHPLVARPLARTTGLLYLALAVTGMLGFLVIRPRLVAPGDPDATVANVVAAEQLARGAVALELAVVVAQSLAALWFFRLFRRLDAVNAGAVTAFGLANALAILGSAAALGTAVDSALAGDAASTALMFLLSEHLWGVGGVFFGLWLVPMGLLVLRAGMPRVLGWFLVAGGAGYVLSTFWQVLVPAAPVVGDLLVVPATVGELWMIGALLWYGFRRAPAVAAPEPAEPALQR, from the coding sequence ATGCACCCGCTCGTCGCCCGTCCCCTGGCCCGCACCACCGGCCTGCTCTACCTCGCCCTGGCCGTCACCGGCATGCTGGGCTTCCTCGTGATCCGGCCCCGACTGGTCGCCCCGGGCGATCCCGACGCCACCGTCGCGAACGTCGTCGCCGCCGAACAGCTCGCCCGCGGCGCCGTCGCGCTGGAGCTCGCCGTCGTCGTCGCCCAGTCGCTCGCCGCACTCTGGTTCTTCCGCCTGTTCCGGCGCCTCGACGCCGTCAACGCGGGCGCGGTCACCGCCTTCGGCCTCGCCAACGCCCTCGCGATCCTCGGCAGCGCCGCCGCCCTCGGCACCGCCGTCGACTCCGCCCTCGCCGGGGACGCCGCCTCGACCGCCCTGATGTTCCTGCTCTCCGAGCACCTCTGGGGCGTCGGTGGCGTGTTCTTCGGCCTCTGGCTGGTCCCCATGGGGCTGCTCGTCCTGCGCGCCGGGATGCCCCGCGTCCTCGGCTGGTTCCTCGTCGCCGGCGGCGCCGGGTACGTGCTCAGCACGTTCTGGCAGGTCCTGGTGCCCGCCGCGCCCGTCGTCGGCGACCTGCTCGTCGTCCCCGCGACCGTGGGCGAGCTCTGGATGATCGGCGCGCTGCTCTGGTACGGCTTCCGGCGCGCGCCCGCCGTCGCCGCGCCGGAGCCGGCCGAGCCCGCGCTCCAGCGCTGA
- a CDS encoding MFS transporter, whose product MTLDRGTVARYATGSVGTGGFSTLPGLVLVYYLTDTLGVAALAAGLIVTLAKVWDVVIDPVIGTASDADKARHGTRRRLMVVGAVALPVFFLLTFAVPASWGPGAGATWVLVAFLAAATAFSLFQVPYIALPAELTDDYAERTRLLTARVVVLTVAILAFGGGAPALRTAVPDPHAGYLLMAAVAGLVLGVSLYVSAGVERGRRAPSTPAVAARPRPAAPAAPWYRRSGAAYRDGIEALRASRPFRLLLVTFVLQALATGTMLAGAQYVARWVLHDEAAVTFLFAALVAPAVVFAPVWGAVARRVGKERAFLAASVVFTVAAASQVGLAWAPGAWVYAVVAVAGAAYAGLQSLPMAMLPDVVSHDAATRGPGRAGAFSGLWTAGETTGFALGTTVMSVTLAATGYLSSRAGQDTAQPDSAVLGIVLAFSVLPAVLVALSLVTLRRYPLRRADIDAARPAALPEETA is encoded by the coding sequence ATGACTCTCGACCGGGGCACCGTCGCCCGCTACGCGACCGGGTCGGTCGGCACCGGCGGCTTCAGCACGCTGCCCGGCCTCGTGCTCGTCTACTACCTGACGGACACGCTCGGCGTCGCGGCCCTGGCGGCGGGCCTCATCGTCACGCTGGCCAAGGTGTGGGACGTCGTCATCGACCCCGTCATCGGCACGGCCAGCGACGCCGACAAGGCCCGGCACGGGACGCGGCGACGGCTGATGGTGGTGGGTGCCGTCGCGCTCCCCGTGTTCTTCCTGCTGACGTTCGCGGTGCCCGCGTCGTGGGGGCCGGGCGCGGGCGCGACCTGGGTGCTGGTCGCCTTCCTCGCGGCCGCCACCGCGTTCAGCCTGTTCCAGGTCCCCTACATCGCGCTGCCCGCGGAGCTCACCGACGACTACGCGGAGCGCACCCGGCTCCTCACCGCACGGGTCGTGGTGCTCACCGTCGCCATCCTCGCGTTCGGCGGCGGCGCGCCCGCCCTGCGCACCGCCGTGCCGGACCCGCACGCCGGCTACCTGCTCATGGCCGCGGTCGCGGGCCTGGTGCTCGGGGTGTCGCTGTACGTGTCCGCGGGCGTCGAGCGGGGCCGTCGTGCCCCGTCGACTCCGGCCGTCGCGGCCCGCCCGCGCCCGGCCGCCCCCGCCGCGCCGTGGTACCGGCGGTCGGGCGCCGCGTACCGCGACGGCATCGAGGCGCTGCGCGCCAGCCGCCCGTTCCGCCTGCTGCTGGTCACGTTCGTGCTCCAGGCGCTGGCCACCGGCACGATGCTCGCGGGCGCCCAGTACGTCGCCCGGTGGGTGCTGCACGACGAGGCCGCGGTGACCTTCCTCTTCGCGGCCCTCGTGGCCCCCGCCGTCGTCTTCGCCCCCGTGTGGGGCGCGGTCGCGCGGCGCGTCGGCAAGGAGCGCGCGTTCCTGGCGGCCTCGGTCGTGTTCACCGTGGCCGCGGCGTCCCAGGTCGGCCTCGCGTGGGCCCCGGGAGCCTGGGTGTACGCCGTCGTCGCGGTGGCCGGGGCCGCCTACGCGGGCCTCCAGTCCCTGCCGATGGCGATGCTGCCCGACGTCGTGTCCCACGACGCCGCCACCCGCGGCCCCGGACGCGCCGGCGCCTTCTCCGGCCTCTGGACGGCCGGGGAGACGACCGGCTTCGCGCTCGGCACCACGGTGATGTCCGTGACGCTCGCCGCGACCGGCTACCTGTCCTCCCGCGCCGGCCAGGACACGGCGCAGCCCGACTCCGCGGTGCTCGGTATCGTGCTCGCGTTCTCCGTGCTGCCCGCCGTCCTGGTCGCGCTCAGCCTGGTGACCCTGCGCCGCTACCCGCTGCGCCGGGCCGACATCGACGCCGCGCGACCCGCGGCCCTCCCCGAGGAGACCGCATGA
- a CDS encoding pyridoxal phosphate-dependent decarboxylase family protein — protein MMFATAPADVLARLDALRAGDAPTHGGHVLSYVYDSGEAELDELAAAAVRAMQPVNGLDPTTFGSVAALERDLVALTRDLLGGDEDVVGTVTSGGTESCLLAVKTARDAWLAARGLEPGTARPRLVAPVTVHAAFQKAAHYFGLALDLLPVGPDGAVAAATVVDRLGDDVALVVVSAPSYPHAALDPVAEVAAAAHAAGIPVHVDACIGGMALPFWPGLPDWDLRVPGVTSLSVDLHKYGYAPKGVSVLLHRGRDRQRGQYFATTRWPGYPVVNPTLLGSRSGGPLAAAWAITQALGRDGFAELAGRSYRATTALVEAVGAIEGLRVVGDPTGPLLAVATDDGVAPERRVDPHLWADAATAHGWVIQAQPSCPQPDGTVLPHTTHLTVTPVTERVLGDLVPALVAAADTVRGQARPEATALVAPLAAALATGAPVGAAQDTPDDGPQGAPRTAAPGTLDSATAGALLGGLGLDPSRIGDDGPGVGPMAPLLAAVEALPAPVAERLLVELLARLVEPRTAR, from the coding sequence ATGATGTTCGCCACCGCCCCCGCCGACGTCCTGGCCCGGCTCGACGCCCTGCGCGCCGGCGACGCCCCCACCCACGGCGGGCACGTCCTGAGCTACGTCTACGACTCGGGCGAGGCCGAGCTCGACGAGCTGGCCGCCGCGGCGGTCCGCGCCATGCAGCCCGTCAACGGGCTGGACCCGACGACGTTCGGGTCGGTCGCGGCGCTGGAGCGGGACCTCGTGGCGTTGACCCGCGACCTGCTCGGCGGCGACGAGGACGTCGTGGGCACCGTGACGTCGGGCGGCACCGAGAGCTGCCTGCTCGCCGTCAAGACCGCCCGCGACGCCTGGCTCGCCGCCCGCGGCCTGGAGCCCGGCACGGCGCGGCCCCGGCTGGTCGCGCCCGTCACCGTGCACGCCGCGTTCCAGAAGGCCGCGCACTACTTCGGCCTCGCCCTCGACCTGCTGCCCGTCGGCCCCGACGGCGCCGTGGCCGCCGCGACGGTGGTCGACCGGCTCGGCGACGACGTCGCGCTGGTCGTGGTGTCCGCGCCCTCGTACCCGCACGCCGCCCTGGACCCCGTCGCCGAGGTCGCCGCCGCCGCGCACGCCGCCGGGATCCCGGTGCACGTCGACGCCTGCATCGGCGGGATGGCGCTGCCGTTCTGGCCGGGCCTGCCCGACTGGGACCTGCGCGTGCCCGGCGTGACCAGCCTGTCGGTGGACCTGCACAAGTACGGGTACGCCCCCAAGGGCGTCTCCGTGCTGCTGCACCGCGGCCGCGACCGGCAGCGCGGCCAGTACTTCGCGACGACCCGCTGGCCGGGCTACCCGGTGGTGAACCCCACCCTGCTGGGCTCCCGCTCCGGCGGGCCCCTGGCCGCGGCGTGGGCGATCACGCAGGCGCTGGGCCGCGACGGGTTCGCCGAGCTCGCCGGGCGGTCGTACCGCGCGACGACGGCGCTCGTCGAGGCCGTCGGGGCGATCGAGGGGCTGCGCGTCGTGGGCGACCCGACCGGTCCGCTGCTCGCCGTCGCCACCGACGACGGCGTCGCCCCCGAGCGGCGCGTGGACCCGCACCTGTGGGCCGACGCGGCGACCGCGCACGGCTGGGTGATCCAGGCGCAGCCGTCGTGCCCGCAGCCCGACGGCACCGTGCTCCCCCACACGACCCACCTCACCGTGACGCCGGTGACCGAGCGCGTGCTCGGCGACCTCGTGCCCGCCCTCGTCGCGGCGGCCGACACCGTGCGCGGGCAGGCCCGCCCGGAGGCCACGGCCCTGGTCGCCCCCCTCGCCGCCGCGCTGGCGACGGGTGCGCCGGTGGGCGCTGCACAGGACACGCCCGACGACGGACCCCAGGGCGCACCGCGGACCGCGGCCCCCGGGACGCTGGACTCGGCCACCGCGGGCGCCCTGCTCGGCGGCCTGGGACTCGACCCGTCGCGGATCGGCGACGACGGCCCGGGCGTCGGTCCGATGGCACCGCTGCTCGCCGCCGTCGAGGCGCTGCCCGCGCCGGTGGCGGAGCGGCTGCTGGTGGAGCTCCTGGCCCGCCTGGTCGAGCCGCGCACCGCGAGGTAG